From Saccharomycodes ludwigii strain NBRC 1722 chromosome IV, whole genome shotgun sequence, one genomic window encodes:
- the ARC35 gene encoding Arc35p (similar to Saccharomyces cerevisiae YNR035C | ARC35 | ARp2/3 Complex subunit), which produces MLHLPPHNLLLQKTLCEAVNALKIDNKPITLDRIVSDFDYTTFHVSTPAPESPNLLTLSIRTKCYQSISKLGDLNAYLTSKYTSVEGVSPQTAEPGYDYSLSIDLQSGFNDNSIVELSLLKIYVMSFPFQLSINEFLKLNQQGEDATSNTVYKIDYRDSESFFIKPSNDRITVIFETVFQDETDQIFGKVFMQEFVDSRKRNRNIQSSPQVLFSNEAPLEIQSVYQPKQANVGNSTKFITFVLFPRHLSTPEIQMKSISSLCLFRNYFHYHIKCSKAYMHSRMRFRVGSFVKVLNRAKVEKEEDDQAGSGGSVNTSKDENRRGVSGRRMVVY; this is translated from the coding sequence ATGTTACATTTACCACCACATAACTTACTATTACAAAAAACTTTATGCGAGGCAGTCAATGCTTTAAAGATTGATAATAAACCAATTACTTTGGATCGTATAGTTAgtgattttgattataCAACCTTTCATGTTTCAACACCAGCTCCAGAGTCACCCAATCTTTTGACTCTATCCATTAGAACCAAATGCTATCAATCTATTAGTAAATTAGGTGATTTAAATGCTTATTTAACTTCTAAATATACTTCAGTAGAAGGTGTTAGTCCACAAACGGCAGAACCTGGATATGATTACTCTTTGTCAATTGATTTACAATCTGGgtttaatgataatagtaTAGTGGAATTATCTTTATTGAAGATCTATGTTATGAGCTTTCCATTTCAATTGAGTATAAAtgagtttttaaaattgaaccAACAAGGCGAAGATGCCACCAGCAATACAGTTTATAAGATTGATTATAGGGATAGCgaaagtttttttattaaaccaAGTAATGATAGGATTACAGTTATATTTGAAACCGTTTTCCAAGATGAAACTGATCAAATCTTTGGTAAAGTATTTATGCAAGAATTTGTTGAttcaagaaaaaggaaCAGAAACATTCAATCATCACCCCAAGTCTTATTTTCTAATGAAGCACCATTAGAAATCCAATCAGTTTACCAGCCAAAGCAAGCCAATGTTGGTAATAGTACAAAGTTTATtacttttgttttatttccaCGTCATTTGTCTACGCCGGAAATTCAAATGAAAAGTATTTCCTCTTTGTGTTTGTTTAGAAATTATTTCCATTATCATATTAAATGTTCCAAGGCTTATATGCATAGTAGAATGAGATTTAGAGTGGGTTCTTTTGTTAAAGTGTTAAACAGAGCCAAAgtggaaaaagaagaagatgatcAAGCAGGTAGTGGTGGCAGTGTCAATACAAGTAAGGATGAAAATAGGAGAGGTGTTTCTGGTAGAAGAATGgttgtttattaa